The following are encoded together in the Bradyrhizobium genosp. L genome:
- a CDS encoding GCG_CRPN prefix-to-repeats domain-containing protein, which translates to MKYLFAAAVLVTTAFAGMSAAEAAGGCGPGFHRGPYGGCARNRGDVVVVPGAVVVERPVVVVPRGRGCGPGFMWRAGRCRPI; encoded by the coding sequence ATGAAGTATCTTTTTGCAGCAGCAGTTTTGGTGACGACCGCATTCGCCGGCATGAGCGCAGCTGAGGCTGCCGGCGGTTGCGGCCCCGGCTTCCATCGCGGCCCCTATGGCGGATGCGCCAGGAATCGCGGTGACGTCGTCGTTGTCCCCGGCGCCGTCGTCGTCGAACGCCCGGTGGTGGTGGTGCCGCGCGGTCGCGGCTGCGGCCCGGGCTTCATGTGGCGCGCCGGCCGTTGCCGTCCGATCTGA
- a CDS encoding antibiotic biosynthesis monooxygenase family protein — protein MIAVIFEVWPKPDERQHYFDLAAELKPILQQIDGFISVERFESITEKGKFVSLSFFRDEAAVEAWRNTIEHRRTQAKGRAKIFENYRLRVASVMRDYGLNERDQAPKDSRTVHEKH, from the coding sequence ATGATCGCCGTGATCTTCGAAGTCTGGCCCAAGCCGGATGAGCGGCAGCACTATTTCGACCTCGCCGCCGAACTGAAACCGATCCTGCAGCAGATCGACGGCTTCATCTCGGTCGAGCGGTTCGAGAGCATCACCGAGAAGGGCAAGTTCGTGTCGCTGTCGTTCTTTCGCGACGAAGCCGCGGTCGAGGCCTGGCGCAACACGATCGAGCATCGCCGCACCCAGGCCAAGGGCCGTGCGAAGATCTTCGAGAACTACCGCTTGCGGGTCGCAAGCGTGATGAGGGATTACGGTCTGAACGAACGCGATCAGGCGCCGAAGGACAGCCGCACGGTTCACGAGAAGCACTAG
- a CDS encoding dienelactone hydrolase family protein, whose translation MLTDWRLPATAILLCCAVLFTCIETSAQSVPKEIAARTEIYAIPSLTISDQQFLTGDANGKPVTVGGEFRIAQGSGRLPVVVLMHGSSGVGSAMDGWVRHFNGMGISTFVIDGFSGRGLTATGPNQALLGRLNLIVDIYRSLEILAKHPRVDPERIVLMGFSRGGQATLYASLDRFNKLWNKSGVQFAAYIPFYPDCSTRYLGDTEVAARPIRIFHGTPDDYNPVASCKAYVARLQEAKRDVVLTEYPDSAHGFDAGLIGNATVVESVGSQTVRHCTIKEGEGGVLMNAATQAAFSYKDACVELGPHVGGNPTTAIEARKAVSDFLVTLFKLG comes from the coding sequence ATGCTGACCGATTGGCGCCTGCCCGCGACCGCCATCCTGTTGTGTTGCGCCGTCCTGTTCACCTGCATCGAGACCAGCGCGCAATCCGTGCCGAAGGAGATCGCGGCCCGCACCGAGATCTACGCCATCCCGTCGCTGACGATCTCCGACCAGCAATTCCTGACCGGCGATGCCAACGGCAAGCCGGTCACGGTCGGCGGCGAATTCCGCATTGCGCAAGGAAGCGGCCGGCTGCCGGTCGTGGTGCTGATGCACGGCTCGAGCGGCGTCGGCAGTGCGATGGACGGCTGGGTGCGCCATTTCAACGGCATGGGCATCTCGACCTTCGTGATCGACGGATTTTCCGGCCGCGGCCTGACCGCGACCGGGCCGAACCAGGCGCTGCTCGGCCGGCTCAACCTGATCGTCGACATCTACCGCTCGCTGGAGATCCTGGCGAAGCATCCACGGGTCGACCCTGAGCGGATCGTGCTGATGGGATTCTCGCGCGGCGGACAAGCGACGCTCTATGCGAGCCTCGACCGCTTCAACAAGCTCTGGAACAAGTCCGGCGTGCAGTTCGCGGCCTATATCCCGTTCTATCCGGACTGCTCGACGCGCTATCTCGGCGACACCGAGGTGGCGGCGCGGCCGATCCGGATCTTCCACGGCACGCCCGACGACTACAACCCGGTCGCGAGCTGCAAGGCCTATGTCGCGCGCCTGCAAGAGGCCAAGCGTGACGTTGTGCTGACCGAATATCCCGATTCCGCGCACGGCTTCGATGCCGGCCTGATCGGCAATGCGACCGTGGTGGAATCCGTGGGATCGCAGACCGTGCGCCACTGCACCATCAAGGAAGGCGAAGGCGGCGTGCTGATGAACGCGGCGACGCAAGCCGCCTTCAGCTACAAGGATGCCTGCGTCGAGCTCGGCCCGCATGTCGGCGGCAATCCCACGACCGCGATCGAGGCGCGCAAAGCGGTGAGCGATTTCCTGGTGACGCTGTTCAAGCTCGGATAG
- a CDS encoding NIPSNAP family protein has protein sequence MTVTVFIRYQLDPFKRAMFEQYAKNWLSIIPRCGGDLLGYWMPHEGTNNIAFALISFENLAAYEAYRARLRQDSEGMANFNFAEENRFILAEERTFLRKVEL, from the coding sequence ATGACCGTCACCGTCTTCATTCGCTACCAGCTCGATCCGTTCAAGCGCGCGATGTTCGAGCAGTATGCGAAGAACTGGCTCTCGATCATCCCGCGCTGCGGCGGCGATCTGCTCGGCTACTGGATGCCGCATGAGGGCACCAACAACATCGCCTTCGCGCTGATCTCGTTCGAAAACCTCGCCGCCTACGAGGCCTATCGGGCACGGCTGCGCCAGGACAGCGAGGGCATGGCGAATTTCAATTTCGCGGAAGAAAACCGCTTCATCCTGGCGGAGGAGCGGACCTTTCTGCGCAAGGTCGAGCTATAG
- a CDS encoding acyl-CoA carboxylase subunit beta yields MKDILDTLEERRAGAKLGGGEKRIEAQHARGKLTARERIELLLDKGSFEEFDMFVEHRSTEFGMEKSKIPGDGVVTGWGTVNGRKTFVFAKDFTVFGGSLSETHALKITKLQDMAMKARAPIIGLYDAGGARIQEGVAALAGYSYVFRRNVIASGVIPQISVIMGPCAGGDVYSPAMTDFIFMVKNTSYMFVTGPDVVKTVTNEVVTAEELGGASVHATRSSIADGAFENDVDALLQMRRLIDFLPANNTDGVPEWPSFDDIGRVDMSLDTLIPDNPNKPYDMKELILKVVDEGDFFEISETFAKNIVTGFGRIAGRTVGFVANQPMVLAGVLDSDASRKAARFVRFCDAFNIPIVTFVDVPGFLPGTAQEYGGLIKHGAKLLFAYSQCTVPLVTIITRKAYGGAFDVMASKEIGADMNYAWPTAQIAVMGAKGAVEIIFRSDIGDPDKIAARTKEYEDRFLSPFIAAERGYIDDVIMPHSTRRRIARALAMLKDKKVEIPAKKHDNLPL; encoded by the coding sequence ATGAAAGACATCCTCGACACCCTCGAAGAGCGGCGCGCCGGCGCCAAGCTGGGCGGCGGCGAAAAGCGCATCGAGGCGCAGCACGCCCGCGGCAAGCTCACCGCCCGCGAGCGGATCGAGCTTTTGCTCGACAAGGGCTCGTTCGAGGAATTCGACATGTTCGTCGAGCACCGCTCGACCGAGTTCGGCATGGAGAAGAGCAAGATCCCCGGCGACGGCGTCGTCACCGGCTGGGGCACCGTCAACGGCCGCAAGACCTTCGTGTTCGCCAAGGATTTCACGGTGTTCGGCGGCTCGCTGTCCGAGACGCATGCGCTGAAGATCACCAAGCTGCAGGACATGGCGATGAAGGCGCGGGCGCCGATCATCGGCCTCTACGACGCCGGCGGCGCGCGCATCCAGGAGGGCGTCGCTGCCTTGGCGGGCTATTCCTACGTGTTCCGCCGCAACGTCATCGCCTCGGGTGTGATCCCGCAGATTTCCGTCATCATGGGCCCCTGCGCCGGCGGCGACGTCTATTCGCCCGCGATGACGGACTTCATCTTCATGGTGAAGAACACCAGCTACATGTTCGTCACCGGCCCCGACGTGGTGAAGACCGTGACCAACGAGGTGGTCACGGCGGAAGAACTCGGCGGCGCCTCGGTGCACGCCACGCGCTCCTCGATCGCCGACGGCGCCTTCGAGAACGACGTCGATGCTCTCTTGCAGATGCGCCGGCTGATCGACTTCCTGCCGGCCAACAACACCGACGGCGTGCCGGAATGGCCGAGCTTCGACGACATCGGTCGCGTCGACATGTCGCTGGACACGCTGATCCCCGACAATCCGAACAAGCCCTACGACATGAAGGAGCTGATCCTGAAGGTCGTCGACGAGGGCGACTTCTTCGAGATCTCCGAGACCTTTGCGAAGAACATCGTCACCGGCTTCGGCCGCATCGCCGGCCGCACGGTGGGGTTTGTCGCCAACCAGCCGATGGTGCTGGCCGGCGTGCTCGACAGCGACGCCTCGCGCAAGGCCGCACGCTTCGTTCGTTTTTGTGATGCCTTCAACATCCCGATCGTCACTTTCGTCGACGTGCCGGGCTTCTTGCCGGGCACCGCGCAGGAATATGGCGGCCTGATCAAGCACGGCGCAAAACTGCTGTTCGCCTATTCGCAATGCACGGTGCCGCTGGTGACGATCATCACCCGCAAGGCCTATGGCGGCGCCTTCGACGTCATGGCGTCGAAGGAAATCGGCGCCGACATGAACTACGCCTGGCCGACCGCCCAGATCGCAGTGATGGGCGCCAAGGGCGCGGTGGAAATCATCTTCCGCAGCGACATCGGTGACCCCGACAAGATCGCGGCGCGGACCAAGGAGTACGAGGATCGCTTCCTGTCGCCGTTCATCGCGGCCGAGCGGGGCTATATCGACGACGTGATCATGCCGCACTCGACGCGGCGAAGGATCGCGCGGGCGCTGGCGATGCTGAAGGACAAGAAGGTCGAGATTCCGGCGAAGAAGCACGACAATTTGCCGTTGTAG
- a CDS encoding ArsR/SmtB family transcription factor, with protein MKSGPDISRIAALVGDPARCNMLTALLTGRALTASELAQEAGVTPQTASSHLAKLEAGGLIEPEKQGRHRYYRLTGPDVASVLEGLQGIAARAGHMRVRTGPKDPALRRARICYDHLAGDLGVQMLDSMKRQRLVRQSKQAIELTGDGKRFMAEQLQIDADALTHPRRPVCKACLDWSERRHHLAGTLGAALMDRFTELKWAARDAVPGSRVVNFSRNGEKRFAALFGADE; from the coding sequence ATGAAATCCGGACCCGACATCTCCCGGATCGCCGCGTTGGTCGGCGATCCCGCCCGCTGCAACATGCTGACCGCGCTCCTGACCGGCCGCGCGCTGACCGCGAGTGAGCTCGCGCAGGAAGCCGGCGTCACGCCGCAGACCGCGAGCTCGCATCTTGCCAAGCTCGAAGCCGGCGGACTGATCGAGCCGGAGAAGCAGGGGCGCCACCGCTACTACCGTCTCACCGGCCCCGACGTCGCCAGCGTGCTCGAAGGCTTGCAGGGCATCGCCGCCCGCGCCGGCCACATGCGCGTGCGCACCGGGCCGAAGGATCCGGCGCTGCGCCGCGCCCGCATCTGCTACGACCACCTCGCCGGCGATCTCGGCGTGCAGATGCTCGACAGCATGAAGCGGCAGAGGCTGGTGCGCCAGAGCAAGCAGGCGATCGAGCTGACCGGCGACGGCAAGCGCTTCATGGCCGAACAGCTGCAGATCGACGCCGATGCGCTGACGCATCCGCGCCGTCCGGTGTGCAAGGCCTGCCTCGACTGGAGCGAGCGGCGCCACCATCTCGCCGGCACGCTCGGCGCCGCGCTGATGGACCGCTTCACCGAGCTGAAATGGGCGGCGCGTGACGCTGTGCCGGGCAGCCGCGTGGTCAACTTCTCGCGCAACGGCGAGAAGCGCTTTGCGGCGCTGTTCGGGGCGGATGAATAA
- a CDS encoding twin-arginine translocation signal domain-containing protein gives MERRDFLRIAFGVAAGTAAFASAAEAAPLAPHPLNQDAQLPTAGDARPAVTTDAEVARLKPEEVRWHHRHGGWHHRHWHRRWHHRHWGWHRRHWRRHWRHHHRHW, from the coding sequence ATGGAACGTCGGGATTTTCTCAGGATCGCCTTCGGTGTCGCCGCGGGCACCGCGGCCTTCGCCAGCGCTGCGGAGGCGGCGCCGCTCGCGCCGCATCCGCTCAACCAGGATGCCCAATTGCCGACGGCCGGGGATGCGCGTCCCGCCGTCACCACGGACGCGGAAGTCGCGCGCCTCAAGCCGGAAGAGGTGCGCTGGCATCATCGTCATGGCGGCTGGCATCATCGCCACTGGCACCGGCGCTGGCATCACCGGCACTGGGGCTGGCATCGCCGTCATTGGCGCCGGCACTGGCGTCATCATCACCGGCACTGGTGA
- a CDS encoding DUF4260 domain-containing protein, with amino-acid sequence MTDMEPEATGAATGGVRTLLRLEGLVLFLGMTVLYYKWEGSWLVYVLLFLVPDISFAAYLISPRAGALAYNAAHTYLAPVALMTLGFAGEGPLVLSIAMIWLAHIGIDRAFGYGLKYERGFGFTHLGRIGKDKAPA; translated from the coding sequence ATGACCGACATGGAGCCTGAGGCGACGGGTGCTGCGACCGGTGGGGTGCGCACCCTGCTGCGGCTCGAGGGGCTGGTACTGTTCCTCGGGATGACCGTGCTCTATTACAAATGGGAAGGCTCCTGGCTGGTCTATGTGCTGCTGTTCCTGGTGCCGGACATCAGCTTTGCCGCCTACCTGATCAGCCCGCGCGCGGGCGCCCTCGCCTACAACGCCGCCCACACCTATCTGGCGCCGGTCGCGCTGATGACGCTGGGCTTTGCCGGCGAAGGCCCGCTGGTGCTGTCGATCGCGATGATCTGGCTCGCCCATATCGGGATCGACCGCGCGTTCGGCTACGGGCTAAAATATGAGCGGGGATTCGGCTTCACCCATCTCGGGCGGATCGGCAAGGACAAGGCGCCGGCCTGA
- a CDS encoding alpha/beta hydrolase domain-containing protein, with translation MRRIFAGVIATACLAPSALMAEVIRFDITERVPAFAGRSFGEVGPYERITAKATIALDPADDRNAVITDLAQAPRDADGKVEATADVVILRPADPSHGNGTLLLEVPNRGRKLAPQLFDDSPQPGANNAASADDAGIGFLHRRGFTMVWVGWQGDIPSKPGQMAMAAPVLKGVTGPAREEFVFDNTTNPARATLTWPLADPANLKVTVRAAWADPRQSPQGLSANLVDPTTIEIIRPDGFDAGALYEVTYTARDPVPLGMGFAAVRDVASFLRRDTTPANPLLDGLHPSVSRAIGFGVSQSGRFLRDFLYLGFNEDTKGRVVFDGLMPHVAGTRRMATNVRFGQPGRNPRSPQDPAWQADLFPFTYATLSDPLSGKTDGLLRRCALSATCPRVMQTDSELEWWSSHASLLVTDLAGNHLDLPDNVRAYMIAGTPHFAEPTDVMHKGVPALSLPQNPMHAGAPMRALLTDLNAWISDGTPPPSSRVPMRASGTLVPARGAVPTDIPGLPYTGIHMPAVFSDQTVLPPREIGRYPVFVPKADDEGMAIAGVHQLAIAVPRATYTAWNPRAQGFGPTALYPLQGAVVPFAPTEAARKEVHDPRPSIAERYADNDAYVAAVRREAARQVAERLLLPEDADRAIESAKQSELAKLGQ, from the coding sequence ATGCGCAGGATCTTTGCGGGCGTGATCGCGACGGCTTGCCTCGCACCGTCGGCGCTAATGGCCGAGGTGATCCGTTTCGACATCACCGAGCGCGTGCCGGCCTTCGCAGGCCGCAGCTTTGGCGAGGTCGGCCCTTACGAGCGGATCACCGCAAAGGCGACGATCGCGCTCGACCCCGCCGACGATCGCAACGCCGTCATCACCGATCTCGCGCAGGCGCCGCGCGATGCCGACGGCAAGGTGGAAGCCACCGCCGACGTCGTGATCCTGCGACCGGCCGATCCGAGCCATGGCAACGGCACGCTGCTGCTCGAAGTGCCCAATCGCGGCCGCAAGCTCGCGCCGCAACTGTTCGACGATTCCCCGCAGCCCGGCGCCAACAACGCTGCCAGCGCCGACGATGCCGGCATCGGCTTCCTGCACCGCCGGGGTTTTACGATGGTCTGGGTCGGCTGGCAGGGCGACATCCCTTCCAAGCCCGGCCAGATGGCGATGGCCGCACCGGTGCTGAAGGGCGTCACCGGGCCGGCGCGCGAGGAATTCGTGTTCGACAACACGACCAATCCGGCGCGCGCGACGCTGACCTGGCCGTTGGCCGATCCGGCCAATCTCAAGGTCACCGTGCGCGCCGCCTGGGCCGATCCGCGCCAGTCGCCGCAGGGCCTCTCCGCCAATCTGGTGGATCCCACCACGATCGAGATCATCCGGCCCGACGGCTTCGATGCCGGCGCGCTCTATGAGGTCACCTACACCGCGCGCGATCCGGTGCCGCTCGGCATGGGCTTTGCCGCGGTGCGCGACGTCGCGAGCTTCCTGCGCCGCGACACCACGCCGGCCAATCCGCTGCTCGACGGCCTGCATCCGTCGGTCAGCCGCGCCATCGGCTTCGGTGTCTCGCAATCCGGCCGCTTCCTGCGCGACTTCCTCTATCTCGGCTTCAACGAGGACACCAAGGGTCGCGTCGTGTTCGACGGGCTGATGCCGCACGTCGCGGGCACGCGGCGGATGGCGACCAATGTCCGCTTCGGCCAGCCCGGCCGCAATCCGCGCAGCCCGCAAGACCCGGCCTGGCAGGCCGATCTGTTCCCGTTTACCTATGCGACGCTGTCCGATCCCTTGTCCGGCAAGACCGACGGCCTGCTGCGCCGCTGCGCGTTGTCGGCGACCTGCCCCAGGGTGATGCAAACCGACAGCGAGCTCGAATGGTGGTCGTCGCACGCTTCGCTCCTGGTCACCGACCTCGCCGGCAACCATCTCGATTTGCCCGACAACGTCCGCGCCTACATGATCGCGGGCACGCCGCATTTCGCCGAGCCGACCGACGTCATGCACAAGGGCGTGCCGGCCCTGTCGCTGCCGCAAAACCCGATGCACGCCGGCGCCCCGATGCGTGCGCTGCTCACCGACCTCAACGCCTGGATCAGCGACGGCACCCCGCCGCCCTCGAGCCGCGTGCCGATGCGCGCGAGCGGCACGCTGGTCCCGGCCAGGGGCGCGGTGCCGACCGACATCCCCGGCCTGCCCTACACCGGCATCCATATGCCCGCCGTCTTCTCCGATCAAACCGTGCTGCCGCCCAGGGAAATCGGCCGCTATCCCGTGTTCGTGCCGAAGGCCGACGATGAAGGCATGGCGATCGCAGGCGTCCACCAGCTCGCCATCGCCGTGCCGCGCGCGACCTACACGGCATGGAATCCCCGTGCGCAGGGCTTTGGCCCGACCGCGCTCTACCCGCTGCAAGGCGCGGTGGTGCCGTTCGCGCCGACTGAAGCCGCGCGGAAGGAGGTCCACGACCCGAGGCCGTCGATCGCGGAGCGTTATGCGGACAATGACGCCTATGTCGCGGCGGTGCGACGGGAGGCCGCACGGCAGGTGGCGGAACGATTGCTGCTGCCCGAGGATGCCGACCGCGCGATCGAATCGGCGAAGCAGAGCGAGCTCGCGAAGCTGGGGCAGTGA
- a CDS encoding c-type cytochrome, which yields MQRRYRAATAILAALILCGAFATPARAAEPSDDVIARGKALAVAGDCAGCHTADPAKPFAGGKRIDTPFGAVFSPNLTPDRDTGIGGWSNDEFVRALRTGVSPTGAHYYPAFPYPYFTRLIRDDILAIRAYLGTQAPVSNTAPPPELRWPLNYRVLMRAWNALFFTPGILQPDQSRSAEWNRGRYLVEGLGHCGACHTPKNAFGADKRHQPFGGSMVQSMFAPRLDGATRGGLKSWSVDDIVEYLQSGRNGHSHAGPLMSEVVVNSTSKMGDADVRAIAVYLKSLPPGAPEPAVAPPSPAQMSDGERIYRGACVACHEVDGSGSPRVYPPLPGNANLQSANPASTLRIILDGAQTVTTPRAPNSGSMPAYPKLSDQEVADVATYIRNAWGNAATAVTADDVAAARKTK from the coding sequence ATGCAGCGGCGATATCGAGCGGCGACGGCGATTCTGGCGGCTCTCATCTTGTGCGGTGCATTTGCGACGCCTGCGCGTGCGGCAGAGCCGTCCGACGATGTGATCGCCCGCGGCAAGGCGCTCGCCGTCGCCGGCGACTGCGCGGGCTGCCATACGGCCGACCCCGCCAAGCCGTTCGCCGGCGGCAAGCGGATCGACACGCCATTCGGCGCGGTGTTCTCGCCGAACCTTACCCCCGACCGCGATACCGGCATCGGCGGTTGGAGCAATGACGAGTTCGTCCGCGCGCTGCGCACCGGGGTCTCGCCGACCGGCGCACATTATTATCCCGCCTTCCCCTACCCCTATTTCACCAGGCTGATCCGCGACGATATCCTCGCGATCCGCGCCTATCTCGGGACGCAGGCGCCGGTCAGCAACACTGCGCCACCGCCCGAGCTGCGCTGGCCGCTGAACTATCGGGTGCTGATGCGGGCCTGGAATGCGCTGTTCTTCACACCAGGAATCTTGCAGCCGGACCAGAGCAGGAGCGCGGAGTGGAATCGCGGCCGCTATCTGGTCGAGGGCCTCGGCCATTGCGGCGCCTGCCACACGCCGAAGAACGCCTTCGGCGCCGACAAGCGCCACCAGCCGTTCGGCGGCAGCATGGTCCAGAGCATGTTCGCACCAAGGCTCGATGGCGCCACGCGCGGCGGGCTGAAATCCTGGAGCGTCGACGATATCGTCGAGTACCTGCAGAGCGGCCGCAACGGGCACAGCCATGCCGGTCCCCTGATGTCGGAGGTCGTCGTCAACTCGACCTCGAAGATGGGCGATGCCGACGTGCGCGCCATCGCGGTCTATCTCAAGAGCCTGCCCCCCGGTGCGCCGGAGCCCGCGGTCGCTCCGCCCTCGCCCGCGCAGATGAGCGACGGCGAGCGCATCTATCGCGGGGCCTGCGTCGCCTGCCATGAAGTCGACGGCTCCGGCAGCCCGCGGGTCTATCCGCCGTTGCCCGGCAACGCCAATCTGCAGTCGGCCAACCCGGCGAGCACGCTGCGCATCATCCTCGACGGCGCGCAAACCGTGACCACGCCGCGGGCGCCGAATTCGGGTTCGATGCCGGCCTATCCAAAACTCTCCGACCAGGAGGTCGCCGACGTCGCGACCTACATCCGCAACGCCTGGGGCAATGCGGCCACGGCGGTGACGGCGGACGACGTCGCGGCGGCGCGGAAGACGAAATAG
- a CDS encoding trimeric intracellular cation channel family protein — MWTLPPTDSVLHLLSFIAVAAQSMTAALAAGKRSMDWAGVCMLGAITALGGGTIRDVLLGHYPLLWVAHPIYLVIAGVAAFITILLARLVVRLNLAFLVLDAIGLVVFTMAGCDVAWQVDAPLAIVIVSGMITGCAGGVLRDILCNEVPLLFRSELYASVSVVTGLFYATAFGFHLNDTLWTVLTFALGLSFRLLAIRYKWEMPKFVFGDVER, encoded by the coding sequence ATGTGGACCCTGCCGCCCACCGATTCCGTGCTGCACCTGCTCTCGTTCATCGCGGTTGCGGCGCAGTCGATGACGGCGGCGCTCGCGGCAGGCAAGCGGAGCATGGATTGGGCCGGCGTCTGCATGCTCGGCGCCATCACCGCGCTCGGCGGCGGCACCATCCGCGACGTGTTGCTCGGGCATTACCCGCTGCTCTGGGTCGCGCATCCGATCTATCTCGTGATCGCGGGCGTGGCGGCCTTCATCACCATCCTGCTGGCGCGGCTGGTGGTGAGGCTCAATCTCGCCTTTCTGGTGCTCGATGCGATCGGGCTCGTGGTGTTCACGATGGCCGGTTGCGACGTGGCCTGGCAGGTCGACGCGCCGCTGGCGATCGTGATCGTCTCCGGCATGATCACGGGCTGCGCCGGCGGCGTGCTGCGCGACATCCTCTGCAACGAGGTGCCGCTGCTGTTCCGCAGCGAGCTCTACGCCAGCGTCTCCGTGGTCACCGGCCTGTTCTATGCGACCGCATTCGGCTTCCACCTCAACGACACGCTCTGGACCGTATTGACCTTCGCGCTCGGTCTGAGCTTCCGGCTGCTTGCCATCCGCTACAAATGGGAGATGCCCAAGTTCGTGTTCGGCGACGTGGAGCGGTGA
- a CDS encoding DMT family transporter, with amino-acid sequence MSDSRALPGEARGATSIDGWGSGLLGVIIFSGSLPATRVAVAGFSPLFLTAARAAIAALLGALLLAALRQPWPRRDDLVSLVITAFGVVIGFPLLTALALQHITSAHSIVFIGLLPLATAIFGVLRGGERPKPLFWLFSCLGSATVAGFALSNDGSASLTGDLLMVAAIIVCGLGYAEGATLSRRLGGWQVISWALVLSAPVVLLMTIATLPPSWSGIGAPAWLGLFYVSVFSMLVGFVFWYRGLARGGIASVGQLQLLQPFFGLALAGLLLHEQVAWTMIAATCLVVVSVVFARKYA; translated from the coding sequence ATGAGCGATTCGAGAGCATTGCCGGGCGAGGCGAGGGGGGCGACTTCAATCGACGGCTGGGGCAGCGGCCTGCTCGGCGTGATCATCTTCTCCGGCTCGCTGCCGGCGACCCGGGTCGCGGTGGCCGGCTTCTCGCCGCTGTTTTTGACTGCGGCGCGTGCCGCGATCGCGGCGCTGCTCGGCGCGCTGCTGCTGGCCGCTTTGCGCCAGCCCTGGCCGAGGCGCGACGACCTGGTCTCGCTTGTGATCACCGCGTTCGGCGTCGTGATCGGCTTTCCGCTGCTCACTGCGCTGGCGCTCCAGCACATCACCTCGGCGCATTCGATCGTGTTCATCGGACTGTTGCCGCTGGCGACCGCGATCTTCGGCGTGCTGCGCGGCGGCGAGCGGCCGAAGCCGCTGTTCTGGCTGTTCTCCTGCCTCGGCAGCGCCACGGTCGCCGGCTTCGCGCTGTCGAACGACGGCTCGGCCTCGCTGACCGGCGATCTCCTGATGGTCGCCGCCATCATCGTCTGCGGTCTCGGTTACGCCGAGGGCGCGACCTTGTCGCGGCGGCTCGGCGGCTGGCAGGTGATCTCCTGGGCGCTGGTGCTGTCCGCGCCGGTGGTGCTGCTGATGACGATCGCAACCTTGCCGCCGAGCTGGAGCGGCATCGGCGCGCCGGCCTGGCTCGGGCTGTTCTATGTCTCCGTCTTCAGCATGCTGGTCGGCTTCGTGTTCTGGTATCGCGGGCTCGCGCGCGGCGGCATCGCCAGCGTCGGCCAATTGCAACTGCTGCAGCCGTTCTTCGGCCTCGCGCTGGCCGGCCTGTTGCTGCATGAGCAGGTCGCCTGGACGATGATCGCGGCGACCTGCCTCGTCGTCGTCAGCGTGGTGTTCGCGCGCAAATATGCGTGA
- a CDS encoding isocitrate lyase/PEP mutase family protein, translating to MPVTTADKRTTFKKMHESGCFIIPNPFDVGSALALQHLGFKALASTSAGFAWTIGKPDNDVTVDDVCNHLTAVCAAVDIPVNADYEDGFAVEPEKVAVNVARAVKTGVAGLSIEDFTGDAANPLFEHKLAVERIKAARKAIGDSGVLLTGRCEAILRGVKDLKLVIERLQAYADAGADVLYAPGIGTSEEIAAVVKAVAPKPVNLLIGGASDLSLQKVAELGVRRISVGGTLARMAWTGVMKAAKEMAEKGTFTEFANGYPGGELNKMFK from the coding sequence ATGCCAGTGACAACTGCTGACAAACGTACCACCTTCAAGAAGATGCACGAGAGCGGATGCTTCATCATTCCGAACCCGTTCGATGTCGGCAGTGCGCTGGCGCTCCAGCATCTCGGCTTCAAGGCGCTGGCCTCGACCAGCGCGGGCTTTGCCTGGACCATCGGCAAGCCCGACAACGACGTCACCGTCGACGACGTCTGCAATCATCTCACCGCGGTGTGCGCGGCGGTCGATATCCCCGTCAATGCGGACTATGAGGACGGCTTCGCGGTCGAACCAGAGAAAGTCGCCGTCAATGTCGCGCGCGCAGTCAAGACCGGCGTCGCCGGGCTCTCGATCGAGGATTTCACCGGCGATGCCGCCAATCCGCTGTTCGAGCATAAGCTTGCGGTCGAGCGCATCAAGGCCGCGCGCAAGGCGATCGGCGACAGCGGTGTGCTGCTCACCGGCCGCTGCGAAGCCATCCTGCGGGGCGTCAAGGATCTGAAGCTGGTGATCGAACGGCTGCAGGCCTACGCGGATGCCGGAGCCGATGTGCTCTATGCGCCGGGTATCGGGACCAGCGAGGAGATTGCCGCGGTCGTGAAGGCGGTGGCGCCGAAGCCGGTCAATCTGTTGATCGGCGGTGCCTCCGACCTGTCGCTGCAAAAGGTCGCCGAACTCGGCGTGCGCCGGATCAGCGTGGGCGGCACGCTGGCGCGGATGGCATGGACCGGCGTCATGAAAGCCGCCAAGGAGATGGCCGAGAAGGGCACTTTCACCGAATTCGCCAATGGCTATCCCGGCGGCGAACTCAACAAGATGTTCAAATAG